The following are from one region of the Penaeus vannamei isolate JL-2024 chromosome 28, ASM4276789v1, whole genome shotgun sequence genome:
- the LOC113809399 gene encoding acyl-CoA-binding domain-containing protein 6, which yields MDDLEEYTAPPEGELESSFLKAANLLQSHAASLDAEKLLYFYARYKQATEGTCNIPKPGFFDFKGKQKWEAWKSMGDMTKEEAMKQYVAAISDVDPDWELKVGTGEGPRTSWVRVSSLAGNEKDEDIPEKDKNCFDWVKENNVSKVKDLETQVLQEKDENGMTLLHWAADRGYSEMAKYLLERKINVNERDADGQTALHYAAACGHADMIRVLLDHGADVSIQDSEGLQAEECAEDNAVKDLLKLL from the coding sequence ATGGATGACTTAGAAGAATATACAGCACCACCAGAGGGTGAGTTAGAAAGCTCCTTTTTAAAAGCAGCAAATCTACTGCAAAGCCATGCTGCATCCTTGGATGCAGAAAAACTTCTGTATTTCTATGCCCGTTATAAGCAGGCTACTGAAGGAACATGCAATATTCCCAAGCCAGGTTTCTTTGATTTTAAGGGTAAGCAGAAGTGGGAGGCATGGAAGAGTATGGGAGACATGACAAAAGAGGAAGCCATGAAGCAGTATGTGGCTGCCATCTCTGATGTTGACCCAGACTGGGAGCTAAAGGTCGGCACAGGTGAAGGTCCCAGGACATCATGGGTCCGAGTCAGTAGTCTTGCTgggaatgaaaaagatgaagacatTCCAGAAAAGGATAAGAACTGCTTTGACTGGGTGAAGGAGAACAACGTAAGCAAGGTGAAGGACCTGGAGACTCAAGTCCTgcaggagaaagatgagaacggCATGACGCTGTTACACTGGGCGGCTGACAGAGGATACTCCGAGATGGCCAAGTACCTTCTGGAGCGCAAGATCAATGTGAACGAGAGGGATGCAGATGGACAGACAGCACTCCATTATGCTGCTGCCTGTGGTCATGCAGACATGATCCGTGTGCTGCTTGACCACGGGGCAGACGTCTCCATTCAGGACTCCGAGGGACTGCAGGCAGAAGAGTGTGCTGAAGACAATGCTGTTAAAGATTTACTGAAACTTCTGTGA